The sequence below is a genomic window from Meiothermus sp. Pnk-1.
GAGCACTGGAAGGGCAAAAGCGCCAAGGAGCTTGGGCAGTTTATCGCCCGCCGGATGCCGCTGGGCCGGGCGGGAATCCTGAACGAGGCGCAGACCCTCGAGCTGCTGGCCTACATCCTGCAAGCCAACGGCTACCCAGCCGCAGGGGCCGAGCTGCGGATGGATGGGCTCGATCGGCTCGTCATCGGAGGGCCCTGAGCCCGCCTTTAGCCGATGCTTGAAGCGATACGCCAGGCTTTTGTACAGTGCAGCCATGCGATTCAGAACTTTGGCCCTGTTCGCCCTGCTGGCCCTGTTGGCGG
It includes:
- a CDS encoding cytochrome c produces the protein MKLATTHLLALPSLFALLLVALAQTGGFTLQAERGRALSLELCAACHGASLAGRYGPPLSGPRFLEHWKGKSAKELGQFIARRMPLGRAGILNEAQTLELLAYILQANGYPAAGAELRMDGLDRLVIGGP